In Longimicrobiales bacterium, the DNA window GTAGGTGCGAAGGTGATCGAGAAGGTCGCAGGCGAGTTGGCCGCGGCTTTCAGTGTGGACAACATCTCCGGCGCCGTGCGCGAGGCTTGGGACGAGTCTCATGCGCTCGAAGACCTCATAGAGCGAGCGCGACGTGCACGAGATCAGGTCGAAGAGGCACTTGAGGAAGGGATTACGGAGCTTTCGCTGCCTCATCTCCCCACGATCCCGGAATTGAGAGAGAAGGCGGAGGAGATGTTCCACGAATCGTCCTCGCTTGATGCAATCGTGAATCGAGCTCACGAAATTCTCTCAGAGGCCGTTACAGCCAACCTGTACTCAGCCGCTGTCGCAACTCGATAACTTGTTCGCTTGCCTCGGTCAGGGGCGCAGAGCATTCTTTGACACTTCTGATTCCGGCGTAGATCCTCTTGATCACGCCAGCTCGACTAATCCCAAAGGACACACGAATGGAGTCCATTCTTAACAGTTTCCTACAGCCGATCGTCGACTTCGCGAACACGTATATCATCGAGTTCGGGTTCCCCATTGGGGAAGAGCGCATCGCCGTCATGGTGCTGCTTCTTCTCGGGGTTGGCCTTTTTCTGACGATTCGAACGGGCTTCATCCAGGTCAGGAAGCTTGGACACGGAATCGCTGTGACCTCGGGGAAGTATGATGATCCTGACGATCCGGGTGACGTGTCGCACTTCCAGGCGCTGACGACTGCGCTCTCGGCTACGGTAGGCATCGGGAACATCGCTGGCGTGGCAATGGCGATTCACTGGGGTGGCCCCGGCGCGCTCTTCTGGATGTGGGTTACCGCCTTCTTAGGGATGGCGACGAAGTTCTCCGAAGTGACGCTCGCTCAGAAGTACCGGACCACGGATGAGACTGGCGCGGTCGCGGGTGGGCCGATGTACTATATCGAGCGAGGGCTCGGCCCCAAGTGGAAGCCGATGGCCGTGTTCTTTGCCGTCATGCTCGCCTTCACGGCCTTCTTCACCGGAAACGCGGTCCAGGCCAACACGGTCGCCGACCAGATGAATTCGGCGTTCGGTATCAACATGATGCTGATGGGCGCGATCACATCCGTCATCGTCGGAGCCGTGATTCTCGGGGGTATCGGACGGATCGGGAAGGTCACTGCATTCCTCGCTCCGTTCATGGCCGCCATCTACGTAGTGGGTGCGCTTCTTATCATCGCACTTAACCTCGGCTCACTGCCGAGCGCCTTTGGCGCGATCATTACCGGGGCGTTCAATCCGCAGGCGGGCGTCGCGGGAATCGGAGCGGGAGTCTTTGTCGTCACAATGATGTGGGGTGTTCGCAGGGGCTTGTTCTCTAATGAAGCAGGGCAGGGATCCGCACCTATCGCGCACGCTGCAGCGAAGACAGATGAGCCAGTTTCAGAGGG includes these proteins:
- a CDS encoding sodium:alanine symporter family protein — protein: MESILNSFLQPIVDFANTYIIEFGFPIGEERIAVMVLLLLGVGLFLTIRTGFIQVRKLGHGIAVTSGKYDDPDDPGDVSHFQALTTALSATVGIGNIAGVAMAIHWGGPGALFWMWVTAFLGMATKFSEVTLAQKYRTTDETGAVAGGPMYYIERGLGPKWKPMAVFFAVMLAFTAFFTGNAVQANTVADQMNSAFGINMMLMGAITSVIVGAVILGGIGRIGKVTAFLAPFMAAIYVVGALLIIALNLGSLPSAFGAIITGAFNPQAGVAGIGAGVFVVTMMWGVRRGLFSNEAGQGSAPIAHAAAKTDEPVSEGVVALLEPFIDTIVICSLTGLVIIMMGAHEQRFPTEITLGGGDIAYTSQVETNRYEGVDAPAEIQIANGSHSATGVGAVLLSWHEASVDPLYTDAAQTQRFSGTVHPDRGEAVGSNGTTYTSLYGDAVENGAPITAAAFRQGLAPLGDWGHMIVVLGVLLFGISTAISWSYYGDRCAHYLFGQKAILPYKALFVAAHFMGASVPLAVVWALGDVALAIVIWPNLIALIFLAPVVVAETKSYFERKPYEAVAAKRAGMTGD